From Hordeum vulgare subsp. vulgare unplaced genomic scaffold, MorexV3_pseudomolecules_assembly, whole genome shotgun sequence, the proteins below share one genomic window:
- the LOC123422979 gene encoding photosystem I assembly protein Ycf3: MPRSRVNGNFIDKTFSIIANILLRIIPTTSGEKKAFTYYRDGMLAQSEGNYAEALQNYYEATRLEIDPYDRSYILYNIGLIHTSNGEHTKALEYYFRALERNPFLPQAFNNMAVICHYRGEQAILEGDSEIAEAWFDQAAEYWKQAIALTPGNYIEAQNWLKITKRFEFE; encoded by the exons ATGCCTAGATCCCGTGTAAATGGAAATTTCATTGATAAGACCTTCTCAATTATAGCCAATATTTTATTGCGAATAATTCCGACAACCTCAGGAGAAAAAAAGGCATTTACTTATTATAGAGATG GGATGTTGGCTCAATCCGAAGGAAATTATGCGGAAGCTTTGCAAAATTATTATGAAGCTACGCGACTAGAAATCGATCCCTATGATCGAAGTTATATACTCTATAACATAGGCCTTATACACACAAGCAATGGAGAGCATACAAAGGCTTTGGAATATTATTTCCGGGCACTAGAACGAAACCCCTTCTTACCGCAAGCTTTTAATAATATGGCCGTGATCTGTCATT ACCGAGGAGAACAGGCCATTCTAGAGGGTGATTCGGAAATTGCGGAAGCTTGGTTTGATCAAGCTGCTGAATATTGGAAACAAGCTATAGCGCTTACTCCGGGAAATTATATTGAAGCACAAAACTGGTTGAAGATTACGAAGCGCTTTGAATTTGAATAA
- the LOC123422970 gene encoding photosystem I P700 chlorophyll a apoprotein A1, producing MIIRSPEPEVKIVVDRDPVKTSFEEWARPGHFSRTLAKGPDTTTWIWNLHADAHDFDSHTGDLEEISRKVFSAHFGQLSIIFLWLSGMYFHGARFSNYEAWLSDPTHIGPSAQVVWPIVGQEILNGDVGGGFRGIQITSGFFQLWRASGITSELQLYCTAIGALVFAALMLFAGWFHYHKAAPKLAWFQDVESMLNHHLAGLLGLGSLSWAGHQIHVSLPINQFLDAGVDPKEIPLPHEFILNRDLLAQLYPSFAEGATPFFTLNWSKYAEFLTFRGGLDPVTGGLWLTDIAHHHLAIAILFLIAGHMYRTNWGIGHGLKDILEAHKGPFTGQGHKGLYEILTTSWHAQLSLNLAMLGSTTIVVAHHMYSMPPYPYLATDYGTQLSLFTHHMWIGGFLIVGAAAHAAIFMVRDYDPTTRYNDLLDRVLRHRDAIISHLNWVCIFLGFHSFGLYIHNDTMSALGRPQDMFSDTAIQLQPIFAQWVQNIHATAPGVTAPGATTSTSLTWGGGELVAVGGKVALLPIPLGTADFLVHHIHAFTIHVTVLILLKGVLFARSSRLIPDKANLGFRFPCDGPGRGGTCQVSAWDHVFLGLFWMYNAISVVIFHFSWKMQSDVWGTISDQGVVTHITGGNFAQSSITINGWLRDFLWAQASQVIQSYGSSLSAYGLFFLGAHFVWAFSLMFLFSGRGYWQELIESIVWAHNKLKVAPATQPRALSIIQGRAVGVTHYLLGGIATTWAFFLARIIAVG from the coding sequence ATGATTATTCGTTCGCCGGAACCAGAAGTAAAAATTGTTGTGGATAGGGATCCTGTAAAAACATCTTTTGAGGAATGGGCGAGACCCGGCCATTTCTCAAGAACACTAGCTAAGGGCCCTGATACTACCACTTGGATCTGGAACCTACATGCTGATGCTCACGATTTCGATAGTCATACTGGTGATTTGGAGGAGATTTCTAGAAAAGTTTTTAGTGCTCATTTCGGGCAACTTTCCATTATCTTTCTTTGGTTGAGTGGCATGTACTTTCATGGTGCCCGTTTTTCCAATTATGAAGCATGGCTAAGTGATCCTACTCACATTGGACCCAGTGCTCAGGTAGTTTGGCCTATAGTAGGGCAAGAAATATTGAATGGTGATGTAGGTGGGGGTTTCCGAGGAATCCAAATAACCTCTGGTTTTTTTCAGCTTTGGCGAGCATCTGGAATAACTAGTGAATTACAACTCTATTGTACTGCAATTGGTGCATTGGTTTTTGCAGCGTTAATGCTTTTTGCTGGTTGGTTCCATTATCACAAAGCCGCTCCCAAATTGGCCTGGTTCCAAGATGTAGAATCCATGTTGAATCACCACTTAGCGGGATTATTAGGACTTGGGTCTCTTTCTTGGGCGGGACACCAAATTCATGTATCTTTACCAATTAACCAATTTCTTGACGCTGGGGTGGATCCTAAAGAGATACCACTTCCTCATGAATTTATCTTGAATCGGGACCTTTTGGCTCAACTTTATCCTAGTTTTGCCGAAGGAGCAACCCCTTTTTTCACTTTAAATTGGTCCAAATACGCAGAATTTCTGACTTTTCGTGGAGGACTAGATCCAGTAACCGGTGGTCTCTGGCTGACCGATATTGCACACCATCATTTAGCTATTGCTATTCTTTTCCTAATCGCAGGTCATATGTATAGGACCAACTGGGGTATTGGCCATGGACTTAAAGATATTTTGGAGGCTCACAAGGGCCCATTTACAGGACAAGGCCATAAGGGTCTTTATGAAATCTTAACAACGTCATGGCATGCTCAATTATCTCTTAACCTAGCTATGCTAGGCTCTACAACCATTGTTGTAGCTCATCATATGTATTCTATGCCTCCCTATCCATACCTAGCTACTGACTATGGTACACAACTTTCCTTGTTCACACACCACATGTGGATTGGCGGATTTCTAATAGTCGGTGCTGCTGCACATGCAGCAATTTTTATGGTAAGAGACTATGATCCAACTACTCGATACAACGATCTATTAGATCGCGTCCTTAGACACCGCGATGCAATCATATCCCACCTTAACTGGGTATGTATATTTCTAGGTTTTCACAGTTTTGGCTTGTACATTCATAATGATACCATGAGTGCTTTAGGCCGTCCACAAGATATGTTTTCGGATACCGCCATACAATTACAACCTATCTTTGCTCAATGGGTACAAAATATCCATGCTACTGCGCCTGGCGTAACAGCTCCTGGTgcaacaacaagtactagcttaaCGTGGGGAGGCGGCGAGTTAGTAGCAGTAGGTGGCAAAGTGGCTTTGTTACCGATTCCATTAGGAACCGCAGATTTTTTAGTCCATCACATTCATGCATTTACCATACATGTGACTGTATTAATACTTTTGAAAGGTGTTTTATTTGCTCGGAGTTCCCGTTTGATACCCGATAAAGCAAATCTAGGTTTTCGCTTTCCTTGCGATGGGCCTGGCCGAGGGggaacatgtcaagtatctgcttGGGATCATGTTTTCTTAGGTTTATTCTGGATGTACAATGCAATTTCGGTAGTCATTTTCCATTTCAGTTGGAAAATGCAGTCGGatgtttggggtaccataagtgaTCAAGGGGTGGTAACTCATATTACAGGGGGAAACTTTGCACAGAGTTCCATTACGATTAATGGGTGGCTTCGAGATTTCTTGTGGGCACAGGCATCGCAAGTCATTCAGTCTTATGGTTCTTCATTATCTGCATATGGTCTTTTTTTCTTAGGTGCTCATTTTGTCTGGGCCTTCAGTTTAATGTTTTTATTCAGCGGCCGTGGTTATTGGCAAGAACTCATTGAATCTATCGTTTGGGCTCATAACAaattaaaagttgctcctgctacTCAGCCTAGAGCCTTGAGCATTATACAAGGACGTGCTGTAGGAGTAACCCATTACCTTCTGGGTGGAATTGCCACGACATGGGCATTCTTCTTAGCGAGAATTATTGCAGTAGGATAG
- the LOC123422971 gene encoding photosystem I P700 chlorophyll a apoprotein A2, whose translation MELRFPRFSQGLAQDPTTRRIWFGIATAHDFESHDDITEERLYQNIFASHFGQLAIIFLWTSGNLFHVAWQGNFESWIQDPLHVRPIAHAIWDPHFGQPAVEAFTRGGAAGPVNIAYSGVYQWWYTIGLRTNEDLYTGALFLLFLSTLSLIASWLHLQPKWKPSLSWFKNAESRLNHHLSGLFGVSSLAWTGHLVHVAIPASRGEYVRWNNFLDVLPYPQGLGPLLTGQWNLYAQNPDSSNHLFGTAQGAGTAILTLLGGFHPQTQSLWLTDMAHHHLAIAFIFLIAGHMYRTNFGIGHSIKDLLEAHTPPGGRLGRGHKGLYDTINNSIHFQLGLALASLGVITSLVAQHMYSLPPYAFIAQDFTTQAALYTHHQYIAGFIMTGAFAHGAIFFIRDYNPEQNEDNVLARMLDHKEAIISHLSWASLFLGFHTLGLYVHNDVMLAFGTPEKQILIEPIFAQWIQSAHGKTTYGFDILLSSTNGPAFNAGRSLWLPGWLNAVNENSNSLFLTIGPGDFLVHHAIALGLHTTTLILVKGALDARGSKLMPDKKDFGYSFPCDGPGRGGTCDISAWDAFYLAVFWMLNTIGWVTFYWHWKHITLWQGNVSQFNESSTYLMGWLRDYLWLNSSQLINGYNPFGMNSLSVWAWMFLFGHLVWATGFMFLISWRGYWQELIETLAWAHERTPLANLIRWRDKPVALSIVQARLVGLAHFSVGYIFTYAAFLIASTSGKFG comes from the coding sequence ATGGAATTAAGATTTCCCAGGTTTAGCCAAGGCTTAGCTCAGGACCCCACTACTCGTCGTATTTGGTTTGGTATTGCTACCGCACATGATTtcgaaagtcatgatgatattacTGAAGAACGTCTTTATCAGAACATTTTTGCTTCTCACTTTGGGCAATTAGCAATAATCTTTCTATGGACGTCCGGAAATCTGTTTCATGTAGCTTGGCAAGGAAATTTTGAATCATGGATACAGGATCCTTTACACGTAAGACCTATTGCTCATGCGATTTGGGATCCTCATTTTGGTCAACCCGCTGTGGAAGCCTTTACTCGAGGAGGTGCTGCTGGTCCAGTGAATATTGCTTATTCTGGGGTTTATCAGTGGTGGTATACAATAGGATTACGCACCAATGAAGATCTTTATACTGGAgctctttttctattatttctttctacGCTGTCCTTAATAGCGAGTTGGTTACATCTACAACCCAAATGGAAACCAAGCCTTTCGTGGTTCAAAAACGCGGAATCTCGTCTCAATCATCATTTGTCAGGACTTTTCGGGGTAAGTTCTTTGGCTTGGACAGGACATTTAGTTCATGTTGCTATTCCCGCATCCAGGGGGGAGTACGTTCGATGGAATAATTTCTTAGATGTATTACCCTATCCCCAGGGGTTGGGACCCCTTTTGACGGGTCAGTGGAATCTTTATGCCCAAAACCCTGATTCGAGTAATCATTTATTTGGTACCGCTCAAGGAGCGGGAACTGCCATTCTAACTCTTCTTGGGGGATTCCATCCACAAACACAAAGTTTGTGGCTGACTGATATGGCTCACCATCATTTAGCTATTGCATTTATTTTTCTCATTGCCGGTCACATGTATCGAACTAACTTCGGAATTGGGCACAGTATTAAAGATCTTTTAGAAGCGCATACTCCTCCGGGGGGTCGATTAGGGCGTGGGCATAAGGGCCTTTATGACACAATCAACAATTCGATTCATTTTCAGTTAGGTCTTGCTCTAGCTTCTTTAGGGGTTATTACTTCCTTAGTAGCTCAACATATGTACTCTTTACCTCCTTATGCATTCATAGCACAAGACTTTACTACTCAAGCTGCTTTATATACTCATCACCAATATATTGCGGGGTTCATCATGACAGGGGCTTTTGCTCATGGAGCTATTTTTTTCATTAGGGATTACAATCCGGAACAGAATGAGGATAATGTATTGGCAAGAATGTTAGACCATAAAGAAGCTATCATATCTCATTTAAGTTGGGCTAGCCTCTTTCTAGGATTCCATACCTTGGGCCTTTATGTTCATAACGACGTCATGCTTGCTTTTGGTACTCCAGAAAAGCAAATCTTGATCGAACCTATATTTGCCCAATGGATACAATCTGCTCATGGCAAGACGACATATGGGTTCGATATactcttatcttcaacgaatggccCCGCTTTCAATGCGGGTCGAAGCCTATGGTTGCCCGGATGGTTGAATGCTGTTAATGAGAATAGTAATTCGCTTTTCTTAACAATAGGACCTGGGGATTTCTTGGTTCATCATGCTATTGCTCTAGGTTTGCATACAACTACATTGATTTTAGTAAAGGGCGCTTTAGACGCACGCGGTTCCAAATTAATGCCGGATAAAAAGGATTTTGGGTATAGTTTTCCTTGTGACGGCCCAGGGCGCGGCGGTACTTGTGATATTTCTGCTTGGGACGCATTTTATTTGGCAGTTTTCTGGATGTTAAATACCATTGGGTGGGTTACTTTTTATTGGCATTGGAAACATATCACATTATGGCAGGGCAACGTTTcacaatttaatgaatcctccacTTATTTGATGGGATGGTTAAGAGATTACCTATGGTTAAACTCTTCACAACTTATCAATGGATATAATCCTTTTGGGATGAATAGTTTATCGGTATGGGCTTGGATGTTCTTATTTGGACATCTTGTTTGGGCTACTGGATTTATGTTCTTAATTTCTTGGCGGGGGTATTGGCAGGAATTAATTGAGACTTTAGCATGGGCTCATGAACGCACACCTTTAGCTAATTTAATTCGCTGGAGAGATAAGCCTGTGGCTCTTTCCATTGTGCAAGCAAGATTGGTTGGATTAGCTCACTTTTCCGTGGGTTATATATTCACTTATGCAGCTTTCTTGATTGCCTCAACATCAGGCAAGTTTGGTTAA
- the LOC123422974 gene encoding ATP synthase subunit alpha, chloroplastic has translation MATLRVDEIHKILRERIEQYNRKVGIENIGRVVQVGDGIARIIGLGEIMSGELVQFAEGTRGIALNLESKNVGIVLMGDGLMIQEGSFVKATGRIAQIPVSEAYLGRVVNALAKPIDGKGEIIASESRLIESPAPSIISRRSVYEPLQTGLIAIDSMIPIGRGQRELIIGDRQTGKTAVATDTILNQKGQGVICVYVAIGQRASSVAQVVTTFHEEGAMEYTIVVAEMADSPATLQYLAPYTGAALAEYFMYRERHTLIIYDDLSKQAQAYRQMSLLLRRPPGREAYPGDVFYLHSRLLERAAKLNSLLGEGSMTALPIVETQSGDVSAYIPTNVISITDGQIFLSADLFNAGIRPAINVGISVSRVGSAAQIKAMKQVAGKSKLELAQFAELQAFAQFASALDKTSQNQLARGRRLRELLKQSQANPLPVEEQIATIYTGTRGYLDSLEIEQVNKFLDELRKHLKDTKPQFQEIISSSKTFTEQAEILLKEAIQEQLERFSLQ, from the coding sequence ATGGCAACCCTTCGAGTCGACGAAATTCATAAAATTCTCCGCGAACGTATTGAACAATATAATAGGAAAGTAGGGATTGAGAATATAGGTCGCGTAGTTCAAGTGGGGGATGGGATTGCTCGTATTATAGGTCTTGGTGAAATAATGTCGGGTGAATTAGTCCAATTTGCAGAAGGTACTAGGGGTATTGCTCTGAATTTGGAATCCAAAAATGTTGGGATTGTATTAATGGGCGATGGGTTGATGATACAAGAGGGCAGTTTTGTAAAAGCAACAGGAAGAATTGCTCAGATACCCGTGAGTGAGGCTTACTTGGGTCGTGTTGTAAATGCTCTGGCTAAACCTATTGATGGGAAAGGCGAAATTATAGCTTCCGAATCTCGCTTAATTGAATCTCCTGCTCCAAGTATAATTTCCAGGCGTTCCGTATACGAACCTCTTCAAACAGGGCTTATTGCTATCGATTCGATGATTCCTATAGGGCGCGGTCAGCGAGAGTTAATTATTGGGGACAGACAGACTGGCAAAACAGCAGTAGCTACAGATACAATTCTCAATCAAAAAGGGCaaggtgtaatatgtgtttatgtAGCTATCGGTCAAAGAGCATCCTCCGTAGCTCAAGTAGTAACTACTTTCCATGAGGAGGGGGCCATGGAATACACTATTGTAGTAGCTGAAATGGCGGATTCACCTGCTACATTACAATACCTCGCTCCTTATACGGGAGCAGCCCTGGCTGAGTATTTTATGTACCGCGAACGGCATACTTTAATAATTTATGATGATCTCTCCAAACAGGCACAAGCTTATCGCCAAATGTCCCTTCTATTAAGAAGACCTCCCGGCCGTGAGGCTTATCCAGGGGATGTTTTTTATTTGCATTCACGCCTTTTAGAAAGAGCCGCTAAATTAAATTCTCTTTTAGGCGAAGGAAGTATGACCGCTTTACCAATAGTTGAGACTCAATCTGGAGACGTTTCCGCCTATATTCCTACTAATGTAATCTCCATTACAGATGGACAAATATTCTTATCGGCGGATCTATTCAATGCCGGAATTCGACCCGCTATTAATGTGGGTATTTCTGTTTCCAGAGTAGGATCCGCGGCTCAAATTAAAGCCATGAAACAAGTAGCTGGCAAATCAAAATTGGAACTAGCTCAATTCGCAGAGTTACAAGCCTTTGCACAATTCGCCTCTGCTCTCGATAAAACAAGTCAGAATCAATTGGCAAGGGGTCGACGATTAAGGGAATTGCTTAAACAATCCCAGGCAAATCCTCTCCCAGTGGAAGAGCAGATAGCTACTATTTATACCGGAACAAGAGGATATCTTGATTCGTTAGAAATCGAACAGGTAAATAAATTTCTGGATGAGTTACGTAAACACCTAAAAGATACTAAACCTCAATTCCAAGAAATTATATCTTCTAGCAAGACATTCACCGAGCAAGCGGAAATCCTTTTGAAGGAAGCTATTCAGGAACAGCTGGAACGGTTTTCCCTTCAGTAA
- the LOC123422978 gene encoding ATP synthase subunit a, chloroplastic: MCFLGILNIKLIVQVAELRKRWLNQKNSFFEVQFLSEDNMNIIPCSIKTLKGLYDISGVEVGQHFYWQIGGFQIHAQVLITSWVVITILLGSVVIAVRNPQTIPTDGQNFFEYVLEFIRDLSKTQIGEEYGPWVPFIGTMFLFIFVSNWSGALLPWKIIELPHGELAAPTNDINTTVALALLTSAAYFYAGLSKKGLSYFEKYIKPTPILLPINILEDFTKPLSLSFRLFGNILADELVVVVLVSLVPLVIPIPVMFLGLFTSGIQALIFATLAAAYIGESMEGHH; the protein is encoded by the coding sequence ATGTGCTTTCTTGGTATCCTAAATATCAAATTAATAGTTCAAGTTGCTGAGTTGAGAAAGAGATGGTTGAATCAAAAGAATTCCTTTTTTGAAGTTCAATTTTTATCAGAGGACAATATGAAtattataccttgttccattaaaacaCTCAAGGGGTTATACGATATATCGGGTGTAGAAGTAGGCCAACACTTCTATTGGCAAATAGGAGGTTTTCAAATTCATGCCCAGGTACTCATCACTTCTTGGGTCGTAATTACTATCTTGCTAGGTTCAGTTGTCATAGCTGTTCGGAATCCACAAACCATCCCGACCGACGGGcagaatttttttgaatatgtCCTTGAGTTTATTCGAGACTTGAGCAAAACTCAGATTGGAGAAGAATATGGTCCCTGGGTTCCCTTTATTGGAACtatgttcctttttatttttgtttcaaatTGGTCGGGTGCTCTTTTACCTTGGAAAATTATAGAGTTACCCCATGGGGAATTAGCAGCGCCCACGAATGATATAAATACTACTGTTGCTTTAGCTTTACTCACGTCAGCGGCATATTTTTATGCTGGTCTTAGCAAAAAAGGATTGAGCTATTTCGAGAAATATATTAAACCAACCCCAATCCTTTTACCAATTAACATCCTAGAAGATTTCACAAAACCATTATCGCTTAGCTTTCGACTTTTCGGGAATATATTGGCGGATGAAttagtcgttgttgttcttgtttctttAGTCCCCTTAGTAATCCCTATACCGGTCATGTTTCTTGGATTATTTACAAGCGGTATTCAAGCTCTTATTTTTGCAACATTAGCCGCAGCCTATATAGGTGAATCCATGGAGGGTCATCATTGA